Proteins encoded together in one Priestia aryabhattai window:
- a CDS encoding YndM family protein has protein sequence MNHATLLLIKFAAALIAFGIGLDLFFDATIGDIISFSLLTTIVTYLVVDRIVLPRVGNRDAIIVEFVLTYMSVWVFGTLLLDSYVQIAWGSIISAAIITFAEVFVHRYLFNHIETKHTARTRPTFKRKLAYDTEFAEEQHVENKENPK, from the coding sequence ATGAATCATGCAACATTATTGCTCATTAAATTTGCAGCGGCACTTATTGCGTTTGGTATAGGCCTTGATTTGTTTTTTGATGCAACCATCGGAGACATTATTTCCTTTAGCTTACTAACGACAATTGTGACATATCTAGTAGTGGATCGAATTGTACTGCCTCGAGTGGGCAATCGTGATGCCATTATTGTTGAATTTGTTCTAACATATATGAGCGTATGGGTTTTTGGAACATTGTTATTAGACAGTTACGTTCAAATTGCTTGGGGAAGTATCATTTCTGCAGCTATTATTACATTTGCCGAGGTTTTTGTTCACCGCTACTTATTCAACCATATTGAAACAAAACATACAGCGAGAACGCGCCCGACTTTTAAGCGAAAACTAGCGTATGACACAGAATTTGCAGAAGAACAGCATGTAGAAAATAAGGAAAATCCAAAATAA
- a CDS encoding aldose 1-epimerase family protein, producing MIVLENSEMKVSIQEKGAEVVEVFHKEKELQFMWSGDPAYWGRVSPVLFPIVGRLKNDQYTVDQRVYSLPQHGFLRDSTFSVVEQTNETARLEFATNGRFKDVYPFECRIEISYRLENNKLTFQWNVINEDKDDMYFSIGAHPAFRIPLHENEQISDYFLEITPAETKPREFVLKDALIHEKGTIENLHQLPLSADLFANDALIFSHIDGMTIKSSVNENKINVQFNDFPYVGIWSKYDAENHTIAPFLCIEPWFGIADTHNHNGNFKEKLGINRLSKDGIFQTEFSVSFS from the coding sequence ATGATTGTACTAGAAAATAGCGAAATGAAAGTCAGCATTCAAGAAAAAGGAGCGGAAGTTGTAGAAGTATTTCATAAAGAAAAAGAGCTGCAGTTTATGTGGAGCGGAGACCCCGCTTATTGGGGACGAGTATCGCCCGTATTGTTTCCGATCGTAGGCAGATTAAAAAATGATCAGTATACCGTTGATCAGCGCGTATACTCTTTGCCTCAGCACGGTTTTTTACGTGATTCTACTTTCAGCGTGGTTGAGCAAACAAACGAAACAGCACGGCTGGAATTTGCCACAAACGGCCGTTTTAAAGACGTATATCCGTTTGAATGTCGTATTGAAATTAGCTATCGCTTGGAAAACAACAAGCTAACGTTTCAGTGGAATGTTATAAATGAAGATAAAGACGATATGTATTTTTCAATTGGGGCTCACCCTGCTTTTCGTATTCCGTTACATGAAAATGAGCAGATTTCTGATTACTTTTTAGAAATAACCCCCGCTGAAACTAAGCCGAGGGAATTTGTATTAAAAGATGCTCTTATTCATGAAAAAGGAACGATAGAAAATCTGCACCAGCTGCCGCTAAGCGCAGATTTATTTGCAAATGATGCGTTAATTTTTAGTCATATTGACGGAATGACGATTAAATCGTCGGTCAATGAAAATAAAATTAACGTTCAGTTTAATGATTTCCCGTATGTAGGTATTTGGTCAAAGTATGATGCAGAAAATCATACAATCGCTCCGTTTCTTTGCATCGAACCTTGGTTTGGAATTGCAGATACGCATAATCACAACGGAAATTTCAAAGAAAAATTAGGCATCAACCGTTTATCAAAAGACGGTATATTTCAAACAGAGTTCTCTGTTTCCTTTAGCTAA
- the gloA2 gene encoding SMU1112c/YaeR family gloxylase I-like metalloprotein, whose product MNLKRMHHVAIIGSNYERSKAFYVNVLGCKIIEETYRKERDSYKLDLEVAPGYQIELFSFPNPPQRPSRPEACGLRHLAFAVESVEDSKHELEQQGIDVEPIRIDELTGKKFTFFTDPDGLPLELYEEKEGE is encoded by the coding sequence ATGAATTTAAAACGAATGCACCACGTAGCCATTATAGGAAGTAATTATGAACGTTCAAAAGCTTTTTATGTAAATGTGTTAGGATGCAAGATTATAGAAGAGACATATAGAAAAGAAAGAGATTCATATAAGCTAGATTTAGAAGTAGCTCCTGGCTATCAAATTGAGTTATTCTCGTTTCCAAATCCGCCACAACGTCCTTCAAGACCTGAAGCGTGCGGCTTACGCCATTTAGCTTTTGCGGTTGAAAGCGTAGAGGATTCCAAGCATGAATTAGAGCAGCAAGGGATTGATGTGGAACCGATTAGGATAGATGAACTAACGGGAAAAAAATTCACATTTTTTACTGATCCGGACGGGTTACCGCTAGAGCTTTATGAAGAGAAAGAGGGGGAATAA
- a CDS encoding MerR family transcriptional regulator: MAHVTKRTVDYYTNIGLLKAERSASNYRFYNEEALKRLYLIEKLKSEGRSLEEISSLFSIEQSENSHSKDELASKFYVLNDSLKEVAPLMEKLNEEDRKVMMNRLSPESVTLLHSLLMLLS, translated from the coding sequence ATGGCACATGTAACGAAACGCACGGTTGACTATTATACCAACATTGGTTTGTTAAAAGCAGAACGCTCTGCTTCTAACTATCGCTTTTATAACGAAGAAGCGCTGAAACGTCTTTACTTAATTGAAAAATTAAAAAGCGAAGGCCGTTCTCTTGAAGAGATTTCTTCTCTATTTTCTATAGAGCAATCCGAGAATAGCCACTCTAAAGACGAATTAGCATCCAAATTTTACGTACTAAACGACAGTTTAAAAGAAGTTGCACCGCTTATGGAAAAGCTGAATGAAGAAGATCGAAAAGTAATGATGAATCGGCTTTCACCGGAAAGCGTCACTCTTTTGCACTCTTTACTGATGCTGCTGTCGTAA
- a CDS encoding YmaF family protein, whose product MKKIGKDDFISGFVPHHNHGSVDYTSVASGHVHQCLDVTSPPIPSEDGSHIHYTEGYVVFEDGHTHHYKAYSGPAIPVGNGMHVHHYDFYTSEDNQHRHHVKGVDHPAPGDR is encoded by the coding sequence ATGAAAAAGATAGGAAAAGACGATTTTATTTCAGGGTTTGTTCCTCATCATAATCATGGTTCCGTAGATTACACTTCTGTTGCCTCAGGCCATGTCCACCAGTGCCTCGATGTAACTTCTCCTCCAATTCCAAGCGAGGATGGAAGTCACATTCACTACACAGAAGGCTATGTTGTTTTTGAAGACGGACATACCCATCATTACAAAGCCTACTCCGGCCCAGCTATTCCCGTTGGAAACGGTATGCACGTTCACCATTATGACTTTTATACCAGTGAAGACAACCAGCATCGTCATCATGTTAAAGGTGTAGACCACCCTGCTCCGGGCGATAGATAA
- a CDS encoding LapA family protein has protein sequence MKGQSFFILGLIFALIIAVLAVINNDPVQFNYVFGSQKWPLILIILTTAVFGGVVAASLSFVKIVQLRGQVKQKNKRIAELEEEIKQHKPVEPVVEEEPNQPATRTERAQL, from the coding sequence ATGAAAGGACAGAGCTTTTTTATTTTAGGACTTATATTTGCTCTTATCATTGCTGTTTTAGCTGTAATTAACAACGACCCTGTACAATTTAACTATGTATTTGGTTCACAGAAATGGCCTCTTATTTTAATCATCTTAACTACGGCTGTGTTTGGAGGAGTTGTTGCTGCTTCATTGAGCTTTGTAAAAATTGTTCAATTAAGAGGACAAGTGAAACAGAAAAACAAGCGAATTGCTGAACTAGAAGAAGAAATCAAGCAGCATAAGCCTGTTGAACCTGTTGTTGAAGAAGAGCCAAATCAACCAGCTACTCGAACTGAGCGCGCTCAGTTATAA
- the lepB gene encoding signal peptidase I yields the protein MINKKIKREILTYTSVILGTVLLSIVVQHYWFQPYTVKGDSMKPILHEGNRIIINKHSKLERFDIVVLQAPYSSDFLVKRIVGLPGETVEYKDDVLYINNKVKKEPHLHKYLSKVPVYERFTENFSTYELSPDGTIPDGYVLVLGDNRRISRDGRHFGLTPISSIMGEVNMKYWPLKEITLMH from the coding sequence ATGATCAATAAAAAAATAAAGCGTGAAATTCTTACATACACAAGCGTCATCCTCGGCACCGTTTTGCTTTCCATTGTCGTTCAGCACTATTGGTTTCAGCCCTACACTGTAAAAGGCGATTCTATGAAACCTATTTTGCACGAAGGCAATCGAATTATTATTAACAAACACAGCAAGCTAGAGCGCTTTGACATTGTCGTTTTGCAAGCTCCCTATAGCAGTGATTTTCTAGTAAAGCGTATTGTAGGCTTACCAGGAGAAACGGTCGAATACAAAGATGATGTTCTGTATATAAATAACAAAGTCAAAAAAGAGCCGCATCTTCATAAATATTTATCCAAAGTGCCCGTTTACGAGCGATTCACTGAAAATTTTTCAACGTACGAACTGTCTCCAGACGGCACGATACCGGATGGATACGTATTAGTGCTAGGTGACAACAGACGCATTAGCCGAGATGGAAGGCATTTTGGCCTCACTCCGATTTCTTCAATCATGGGAGAAGTAAATATGAAATACTGGCCTTTAAAGGAAATAACTCTTATGCATTAA
- a CDS encoding ABC transporter ATP-binding protein, whose translation MIEINNVSKTYGKKRSLANVTLTVESGEVIGLLGPNGAGKSTLLSILSTITAPTSGNVMIGGLSLKKNQKAIREVIGYVPQDIALWEELSVKENMKMWSKMTSRSVSNEQLQSLCSAVQLEGRWKEKVKNLSGGMKRKLNIAVSLIHEPSVLLMDEPTVGIDLQSKLEIIRYIKQLAAKGKTIIYITHDLNEILDVCHRFAVLKEGNLEFVGTMDQAKEKTGEDAEENVVYKLLHD comes from the coding sequence ATGATTGAGATTAACAATGTTAGCAAAACATACGGAAAAAAACGGTCGTTAGCAAATGTTACGCTGACCGTAGAAAGTGGAGAAGTCATTGGTCTTTTAGGACCAAACGGTGCTGGTAAATCAACGCTTCTTTCTATTTTGTCTACCATTACGGCTCCTACAAGCGGAAATGTCATGATTGGAGGCTTATCGCTTAAGAAAAATCAAAAAGCGATTCGAGAAGTCATTGGCTACGTTCCACAAGACATAGCGCTGTGGGAAGAGCTTAGCGTAAAAGAAAACATGAAGATGTGGAGCAAAATGACTTCACGCTCCGTGTCGAATGAACAGCTTCAATCTCTTTGCTCAGCTGTACAGCTAGAAGGAAGATGGAAGGAAAAAGTGAAAAATTTATCAGGAGGCATGAAGCGAAAGTTAAATATAGCCGTATCGCTTATTCATGAACCGTCCGTTTTGTTAATGGATGAGCCGACAGTCGGAATTGATTTGCAGTCCAAGCTTGAGATTATCCGTTATATTAAACAGCTGGCGGCAAAAGGAAAGACGATTATCTATATTACCCATGATTTGAATGAAATCTTAGACGTGTGTCATCGGTTTGCGGTCTTAAAGGAAGGAAATCTGGAGTTTGTCGGCACGATGGACCAAGCGAAGGAAAAGACTGGGGAAGATGCAGAAGAGAACGTTGTGTATAAGCTGCTGCATGATTAA
- a CDS encoding gamma-glutamylcyclotransferase — protein MCNYLFVYGTLLEGEGNHGLLHHARPIAKQAKTKGKLYDTKQGYPMLDIDSEHVVYGEVYEVTDQLMWKALDELEGYIHEGHEDNEYDRVVQTVETDQGEFEAVVYVARDRSLLQEFIPGGNWRVWKEDLLTGMLYFAYGSCMDNNRFIQHGVDQHFQDCLGRAVFKGYTLRYNHVIHDGGRADMVEEGGVVEGKLYRVPPEAITYLYGREGVDNNGYRPAIISVEHEGKIVDHVLTFFVLNKEKEVAPPDHYSTEIIRGATGVLSEEYVQKLVEQVHALKNSDVVNN, from the coding sequence ATGTGCAATTATTTATTTGTATATGGAACACTTCTTGAAGGAGAAGGCAATCACGGTTTGCTGCATCATGCGCGTCCTATTGCCAAGCAGGCAAAAACGAAAGGGAAATTATATGACACTAAGCAAGGCTATCCGATGCTCGATATCGACAGTGAACATGTTGTGTATGGAGAAGTATATGAAGTGACCGATCAGCTTATGTGGAAGGCGCTTGATGAATTAGAAGGATACATTCATGAAGGTCATGAAGACAATGAATACGATAGAGTTGTTCAAACTGTCGAAACGGACCAAGGTGAATTTGAAGCCGTTGTCTATGTGGCAAGGGATCGTTCGCTGCTGCAAGAATTTATCCCAGGCGGAAACTGGCGCGTGTGGAAAGAAGATCTATTAACAGGCATGCTGTATTTTGCTTACGGTTCATGTATGGATAACAATCGTTTTATTCAGCACGGCGTTGATCAGCATTTCCAGGACTGTCTCGGCAGAGCTGTTTTTAAAGGCTATACGCTTCGATATAACCACGTTATTCATGACGGAGGACGTGCAGACATGGTTGAAGAAGGCGGAGTCGTTGAAGGCAAACTGTACCGCGTGCCGCCTGAAGCAATTACGTATCTGTACGGCAGAGAAGGGGTAGATAATAACGGCTATCGTCCTGCTATTATCTCTGTCGAGCATGAAGGAAAGATTGTGGATCATGTTCTTACTTTTTTTGTGTTAAATAAAGAAAAAGAAGTCGCACCTCCAGATCATTATTCGACTGAAATTATTCGAGGAGCGACAGGCGTACTTAGCGAGGAGTACGTTCAGAAGCTAGTAGAGCAAGTCCATGCGCTAAAAAATAGCGATGTTGTAAATAACTAA
- a CDS encoding hemolysin family protein encodes MITINLIIFAILIVLTAFFVASEFAIVKLRSSRVDQLVAEGKKGASAVKTVTTHLDEYLSACQLGITITALGLGWLGEPTVAKILEPLFEKMGVAASLTHILSFIIAFALVTFVHVVVGELAPKTFAIQKAETVTLLFARPLILFYKIMFPFIWLLNGSARLLTGMFGLKPASEHELAHSEEELRIILSESFKGGEINQSEYKYVNNIFEFDNRVAREIMVPRTEISAVSEDDSIEDFLKLAVEDRYTRYPVTVDGDKDNIIGLVNVKEILNDVVINDALKKQSVKLYMNPIIQVIETVAIQDLLRSMQKKRTHMAVLIDEYGGTAGIVTVEDILEEIVGEIRDEFDTDEKPLVQKVSDQHFVFNSKVLLEEVNEVLHIEIENDDIDTIGGWMLMQNIDIQESESFKLFGYEFIAKEMDGHQMKEVEVRALPEEERVQPESHSPEQEVTKA; translated from the coding sequence TTGATAACCATTAACTTAATTATTTTTGCGATTTTAATTGTACTCACTGCCTTTTTCGTTGCTTCAGAGTTTGCAATTGTGAAGCTTCGTAGTTCACGGGTAGACCAACTTGTTGCTGAAGGAAAAAAAGGAGCGAGTGCGGTTAAAACCGTGACGACACACTTAGATGAGTATTTATCTGCGTGTCAGCTTGGTATTACGATTACTGCTTTAGGATTAGGTTGGTTAGGAGAACCCACTGTTGCAAAGATTTTAGAACCGCTGTTTGAAAAAATGGGTGTTGCTGCATCTTTAACACATATTCTTTCATTTATTATCGCATTTGCGCTTGTAACGTTTGTTCACGTAGTCGTTGGTGAATTAGCGCCAAAAACATTTGCGATTCAAAAAGCTGAAACAGTTACGTTATTGTTTGCTCGTCCGTTAATTTTATTCTATAAAATTATGTTCCCGTTCATTTGGTTACTAAATGGATCTGCTCGTTTATTAACTGGAATGTTTGGATTAAAGCCAGCTTCAGAGCATGAGCTTGCGCACAGTGAAGAAGAGCTGCGCATTATTTTATCAGAAAGTTTTAAAGGCGGGGAAATTAACCAGTCTGAATATAAGTACGTGAACAACATTTTCGAATTCGATAACCGTGTTGCTCGCGAAATCATGGTACCAAGAACAGAAATTTCGGCTGTTTCTGAAGACGACAGCATTGAAGATTTCTTAAAGCTTGCTGTAGAAGATCGCTACACTCGTTACCCTGTTACCGTTGACGGAGACAAAGATAACATTATCGGCTTAGTCAACGTCAAAGAAATCCTAAACGATGTCGTGATTAACGATGCATTAAAAAAGCAAAGCGTGAAGCTTTATATGAATCCTATTATTCAAGTAATTGAAACCGTAGCTATTCAAGACCTGCTGCGCTCGATGCAAAAGAAACGTACGCATATGGCTGTATTGATTGACGAGTACGGCGGTACGGCTGGTATCGTTACCGTTGAAGATATTTTAGAAGAAATCGTTGGAGAAATTCGAGATGAGTTTGATACAGATGAAAAGCCGCTTGTTCAAAAAGTTAGCGATCAGCACTTTGTCTTTAACTCAAAAGTACTGCTTGAAGAAGTCAACGAAGTGCTTCATATCGAAATTGAAAACGACGATATTGATACAATTGGCGGCTGGATGCTGATGCAAAATATCGATATCCAAGAAAGCGAATCGTTCAAACTGTTTGGATACGAGTTTATTGCAAAAGAAATGGACGGTCACCAAATGAAAGAAGTAGAAGTACGTGCTCTTCCTGAAGAAGAACGCGTGCAGCCTGAAAGTCATTCACCGGAACAAGAAGTTACAAAAGCATAA
- a CDS encoding ABC transporter permease, protein MISEKIKQLLTRPMLVVMIFFLPLIGTIISSSFLAKVESDSKVPVALVDQDQSKMSTQVINRLQETKEIQFLSMNEEQARKQLAKNKIDSIFVFPKGFQQEVEAGNYQGVIDLLTLPSSIATGAVREVMASEVTRLTTNVKAANEVRFLYKVYNIHAAPDLWKEAYRYTDNQWKPQPLMTIDYEAKGTKHTKQGSVQTTGYVPLWGFFTLLICCITSDWMIKERRHLFKRMKTMQKGLHGYIRSVSAAYAVLYVLQALISFALFKWLYGVESYGVLLYMCIYVIVCVAFSTWLASESQRVGSYYMISVVMVTGISIIGGSFFPVGELSATIERISQWLPQHLLLYQHALPLTFIWKEVAVSIACISLCWFKIVWNVRSIK, encoded by the coding sequence ATGATAAGTGAAAAAATAAAGCAGCTGCTGACGCGTCCTATGCTTGTTGTCATGATCTTCTTTTTACCTTTAATAGGAACAATCATTAGCAGCTCGTTTTTAGCAAAAGTAGAAAGCGATTCAAAGGTTCCCGTTGCTCTTGTCGATCAAGATCAAAGCAAAATGTCTACACAAGTGATCAATCGGCTTCAGGAAACAAAAGAAATTCAATTTCTTTCTATGAACGAAGAACAAGCTAGAAAGCAGCTGGCAAAAAATAAAATTGACAGCATTTTTGTGTTTCCTAAAGGATTTCAACAAGAAGTAGAAGCAGGGAATTATCAAGGAGTAATTGATTTGCTTACGCTGCCTTCTTCTATTGCCACAGGAGCGGTTCGAGAAGTCATGGCGAGTGAAGTGACAAGGTTAACGACAAATGTCAAAGCGGCGAATGAAGTGCGTTTTTTATATAAAGTCTATAACATTCATGCAGCGCCGGACTTATGGAAAGAAGCGTACCGCTATACCGATAACCAGTGGAAGCCGCAGCCGCTGATGACAATTGATTATGAAGCAAAAGGAACGAAACATACGAAGCAAGGGAGCGTTCAAACGACCGGATATGTACCGCTATGGGGATTCTTTACGCTTTTGATTTGCTGTATCACATCAGATTGGATGATTAAAGAGCGGAGGCATCTTTTTAAACGAATGAAAACGATGCAAAAAGGACTTCACGGTTATATTCGAAGCGTCAGCGCCGCTTATGCTGTGTTATACGTACTTCAAGCTCTCATAAGTTTTGCTCTATTTAAATGGCTTTATGGAGTAGAGTCTTACGGTGTGCTGCTGTATATGTGTATCTATGTTATCGTATGCGTCGCTTTTAGCACGTGGCTTGCAAGCGAAAGTCAGCGAGTTGGATCATATTATATGATCAGCGTCGTCATGGTCACAGGAATCAGCATAATAGGAGGGAGCTTTTTCCCGGTAGGAGAGCTCTCTGCAACGATTGAAAGAATAAGTCAGTGGCTTCCGCAGCATCTGCTTCTGTATCAGCATGCATTACCGCTTACGTTCATTTGGAAAGAGGTAGCTGTTTCCATTGCATGCATAAGTTTGTGCTGGTTTAAAATAGTGTGGAATGTGAGGAGCATCAAATGA